A region from the Muribaculum gordoncarteri genome encodes:
- a CDS encoding D-Ala-D-Ala carboxypeptidase family metallohydrolase, which produces MKTHIPIAVIATMEIATPLKAKEAVSHFTIAELSRSTIALRHGIDNTPPPEAVLNMQRLIDNVLEPARNLLQKQIIVNSGYRCSRLNSMVGGAKRSYHLSGRAADITTGNIDDNRRLLEILSQLPHVELISEHGGLWIHVAF; this is translated from the coding sequence ATGAAAACACACATTCCCATCGCCGTAATAGCCACAATGGAGATAGCCACTCCGTTAAAAGCCAAAGAGGCCGTAAGCCACTTCACCATCGCCGAGCTCTCACGAAGCACCATCGCACTGCGCCATGGCATTGACAACACTCCCCCTCCCGAAGCGGTGCTCAACATGCAGCGCCTCATCGACAATGTTCTCGAGCCTGCGCGAAACCTGCTACAGAAACAGATAATCGTCAACAGCGGATATCGGTGCTCGAGGCTCAACTCCATGGTGGGCGGTGCGAAACGCTCCTATCACCTTAGCGGCCGGGCGGCCGACATAACCACAGGCAATATCGACGACAATCGACGACTCTTGGAGATACTGTCGCAACTCCCGCATGTCGAATTGATTTCGGAGCACGGGGGACTATGGATTCATGTCGCCTTTTAA
- a CDS encoding mannose-1-phosphate guanylyltransferase: MTDNHRYCVIMCGGIGSRFWPYSRTDRPKQFIDFFGTGRSLLQMSYDRISPLVPKENIIIVTNSHYAPLVKEQLPELNDDQILLEPARRNTAPCIAWAAYHIAARDPQASMIVTPSDHLITRDAEFEKSIRLGFNFVEKHDALLTLGIKPTRPETGYGYIQIGQPVEDDVLKVKTFTEKPDLDLAKVFVESGEFFWNSGIFLWSVKSILEALHNYAPDLTSTFDHGLAAFGTPEENAFIQREFPGCVNISIDYAVMERASNVYVECVDFGWSDLGTWSALYENSPKNRDSNVVQNCQVLAYNSSGNIFAVPGNKLVVVNGLHDYVVADAGDVLLVCPKSEEQHIKQYVNDVKLSYKDKYL, from the coding sequence ATGACCGACAATCACAGATATTGCGTGATAATGTGTGGCGGTATCGGCAGCCGCTTTTGGCCATATAGCCGTACTGACCGTCCAAAACAATTTATCGACTTTTTCGGCACCGGTCGCTCTCTTCTCCAAATGAGTTACGACCGAATATCGCCGTTAGTACCTAAGGAAAACATCATAATCGTCACCAACAGCCACTATGCACCGCTGGTGAAAGAACAGCTTCCCGAACTTAACGACGACCAGATTCTTCTTGAACCCGCCCGTCGAAACACAGCCCCCTGCATTGCCTGGGCAGCCTACCACATCGCAGCCCGCGACCCTCAGGCATCAATGATCGTTACACCGAGCGACCATCTCATTACCCGCGACGCTGAATTTGAAAAGTCAATCAGGCTCGGATTCAACTTCGTGGAGAAGCACGATGCACTCCTCACCCTCGGCATAAAGCCTACGCGCCCCGAAACCGGCTACGGATACATTCAAATCGGACAGCCTGTCGAGGATGATGTGTTGAAAGTAAAGACATTTACCGAGAAACCCGACCTCGACTTGGCAAAAGTGTTTGTCGAGAGTGGCGAATTTTTCTGGAACTCGGGAATATTCCTGTGGAGTGTGAAATCGATTCTTGAGGCACTGCACAACTACGCCCCCGACCTCACCTCGACATTTGACCACGGATTGGCTGCTTTCGGCACTCCCGAAGAGAATGCCTTCATACAACGCGAATTCCCCGGATGTGTAAACATCTCCATCGACTACGCCGTCATGGAACGCGCCTCCAACGTTTACGTAGAGTGTGTCGACTTCGGCTGGTCGGATCTCGGCACATGGAGCGCCCTGTATGAAAATTCGCCCAAAAACCGCGACTCAAATGTGGTTCAGAACTGTCAGGTTCTCGCCTATAACTCCTCGGGCAACATATTCGCCGTGCCCGGCAACAAACTCGTTGTCGTAAACGGATTGCATGATTATGTCGTGGCCGATGCCGGCGATGTACTGCTCGTGTGCCCCAAGTCGGAGGAGCAGCACATCAAGCAATATGTCAACGATGTGAAGCTATCCTATAAGGACAAGTATCTCTAA
- a CDS encoding protein kinase domain-containing protein, translating into MSKNIEPPAPNTEKWTEITLLPEWEEEYYLVYTAKKHGKWVMLKTLKPEFADKPEFQAMIEKEFDVRYNLSHPSIVMINDFEDVPGLGRCIITDDVYGDSLRKLINEGKVTPAIIDKLRHELVDAMEYIQNNHIVHHPIRPETIIFTENIGNLKLIDVGFDQLRHLEPADASEDIYNYGLVLNEALDNIDTKYPALRKIAQRCADPDPKKRYQDVQDLHLALEHRSSNQLYILLIAFMAAMIVILAWLNIRRPKPDGYTTPQQNVEQVMPANTSSDK; encoded by the coding sequence ATGAGCAAGAACATAGAACCTCCGGCACCAAATACCGAAAAATGGACTGAAATAACCCTGCTTCCCGAGTGGGAGGAGGAGTATTATCTCGTGTACACCGCCAAAAAGCACGGCAAATGGGTAATGCTGAAGACGCTAAAACCGGAATTTGCCGACAAGCCGGAATTTCAGGCCATGATTGAAAAGGAGTTTGATGTGCGCTACAATCTTTCCCATCCGAGCATAGTGATGATCAACGACTTCGAGGATGTCCCCGGACTCGGCCGATGCATAATCACCGACGATGTCTACGGCGACTCACTGCGCAAGCTCATCAACGAAGGCAAGGTGACCCCCGCGATAATCGACAAGCTGCGACACGAGCTCGTCGATGCAATGGAGTATATACAGAACAACCATATCGTACACCACCCGATACGCCCCGAAACAATCATTTTCACCGAAAATATCGGCAATCTGAAACTGATTGATGTAGGATTTGACCAGCTCCGTCATCTCGAACCCGCCGATGCGTCGGAGGACATATACAATTACGGTCTTGTGCTTAACGAGGCGCTCGACAACATCGACACAAAGTATCCGGCTCTGCGCAAGATAGCACAGCGTTGTGCCGATCCCGACCCCAAGAAGCGTTATCAAGATGTACAGGATCTGCATCTTGCCCTTGAGCATCGCTCGAGCAATCAGCTCTACATCCTGCTCATAGCGTTCATGGCGGCAATGATAGTGATTCTTGCATGGCTCAACATACGTCGACCCAAACCCGACGGCTACACTACTCCTCAACAAAATGTTGAGCAGGTTATGCCCGCCAACACTTCGTCAGATAAATAA
- a CDS encoding N-acetyltransferase: MAVEIREITPTKSNLKKYTKFGIDLYKDNDYYVPPLIMDDVETLSPDKNPAFDYCKAKSWMAYRDGKPVGRITGIINTVVNERTGSRDLRFGFLDFIDDEEVVDALFDALAQWGRSQGLTSMVGPMGFSDMDHEGMLTEGFDELGTMATIYNSPYYPRHMERMGFHKDAEWVEYRMTVPDKIPEKMLRVAEIVKKKYGVRTIKYTSAKKIKEEYGVALFELINEAYDQLYGYSPLSQKQIEYYIDIYLPILRLENVCLIVDSDDKLIGVGISIPSMSRALQKGRGRLFPTGWLHLLKAMYMHNDVVDLLLVAVKPEYQSKGVNALLFADLLPVYIKNGYRWAESNPELADNENVQLQWQYFERRQHRRRAAFRKDIKNRFDNKY, from the coding sequence ATGGCTGTAGAAATACGCGAAATAACCCCGACAAAAAGCAATCTGAAAAAATATACAAAATTCGGAATCGACCTTTACAAGGACAACGACTACTATGTGCCGCCGTTGATAATGGACGATGTCGAAACATTGTCGCCCGACAAGAATCCGGCATTCGATTACTGCAAGGCTAAGTCATGGATGGCCTATCGTGACGGAAAGCCCGTAGGACGAATAACCGGCATAATCAACACCGTTGTCAACGAACGCACCGGCAGTCGTGACCTTCGATTCGGATTTCTCGACTTCATCGACGACGAGGAAGTTGTCGACGCCCTTTTTGACGCGCTTGCCCAATGGGGCCGCAGTCAGGGACTCACATCAATGGTGGGCCCGATGGGCTTCAGCGACATGGATCATGAAGGAATGTTGACCGAGGGATTTGACGAACTCGGCACCATGGCCACCATCTACAACTCCCCCTACTATCCGCGACACATGGAGCGCATGGGCTTCCACAAGGATGCCGAGTGGGTGGAGTATCGCATGACTGTTCCCGACAAAATCCCGGAGAAGATGCTGCGTGTAGCCGAAATCGTGAAAAAGAAATATGGCGTGCGCACCATCAAGTACACATCGGCCAAGAAAATCAAGGAGGAGTACGGCGTGGCGCTGTTTGAGCTTATAAACGAAGCCTACGACCAACTCTACGGTTACTCGCCGCTGTCACAGAAGCAGATTGAATATTACATCGACATATATCTCCCCATACTTCGTCTTGAGAATGTGTGCCTCATCGTCGACAGCGACGACAAGCTCATAGGTGTAGGCATCTCGATTCCATCGATGTCACGCGCTTTGCAGAAAGGACGCGGACGACTCTTCCCCACAGGCTGGCTTCATCTGCTTAAAGCGATGTATATGCACAACGATGTTGTCGACCTGCTGCTCGTGGCCGTCAAGCCCGAATATCAGAGCAAAGGAGTCAACGCACTACTTTTCGCCGACTTGCTTCCCGTCTACATCAAAAACGGATACCGCTGGGCCGAAAGCAACCCGGAGTTGGCCGACAACGAGAATGTGCAGCTGCAATGGCAATACTTCGAGCGCCGACAGCATCGCCGTCGCGCGGCATTCCGCAAGGATATTAAGAACCGGTTCGACAATAAATATTAA
- a CDS encoding GH3 auxin-responsive promoter family protein translates to MSVTSLIKPVFMRRVKAARYNATHTEAVQRQQLAWLLSRASRTETGRRYGFDAMSSYEDFAAKVPVIEYPDMRHNVERMIQGERDILWPGATTHFAQSSGTSDGKSKYIPITADSFKLTHYRGGFDVVAHYLSLYPDSRIFDGKSFILGGSYANELTLPRGVVVGDLSANLIDRINPLVNLVRVPSKRVALMKEWNEKLPALVEASMHENITNISGVPSWFMTVIKSIIERTGADTIHDVWPNLEVFFHGGISFEPYREQYARITDPSRMRYLETYNASEGFFALQNDIDDHAMMLLLDLATFYEFIPIDQTGIPFPEALPAWKVEPGHTYALAITSCNGLWRYAIGDTVTVESVEPLKITIAGRVKHFINAFGEELMVHNADAAIARTCHDLDCSIANYTAAPVYAGDHTRGRHEWLIEFNRRPADMNQFAALLDKNLQAENSDYQAKRTDGLFLDPLTVIEARKGLFDSWLASTGKLGGQRKVPRLSNDRHFIEPMLKFNNDNK, encoded by the coding sequence ATGAGTGTCACCTCATTGATCAAGCCGGTTTTCATGCGACGCGTAAAGGCTGCACGCTACAACGCGACGCACACCGAGGCTGTGCAGCGCCAACAGCTGGCATGGCTTCTGAGTCGCGCGTCACGCACCGAAACAGGCCGCCGTTACGGATTTGACGCCATGTCGTCCTACGAGGATTTTGCCGCCAAAGTGCCCGTAATCGAATACCCCGACATGCGTCACAACGTAGAGCGCATGATACAAGGGGAGCGTGACATCCTGTGGCCCGGAGCTACGACACATTTCGCACAGTCATCGGGCACTTCCGACGGAAAAAGCAAATACATCCCCATAACGGCCGACTCCTTCAAGCTCACCCACTATCGCGGCGGATTTGATGTCGTGGCACACTATCTCAGCCTCTACCCCGACAGCCGCATATTCGACGGAAAGAGCTTCATTCTCGGAGGAAGCTATGCCAACGAGCTGACACTTCCCCGCGGAGTTGTGGTAGGCGACCTTTCGGCCAACCTCATCGACCGTATAAACCCGTTGGTCAATCTCGTGAGAGTGCCATCCAAGCGTGTCGCCCTCATGAAGGAGTGGAACGAAAAGCTTCCGGCGCTTGTCGAAGCCTCGATGCACGAAAACATCACCAACATATCGGGTGTGCCCTCATGGTTCATGACCGTTATAAAGAGCATCATCGAGCGAACAGGAGCCGACACCATTCACGATGTGTGGCCCAATCTCGAAGTGTTTTTCCACGGAGGAATATCATTTGAGCCCTATCGCGAACAGTATGCCCGGATAACCGACCCGTCACGCATGCGTTATCTCGAAACCTACAATGCGTCCGAAGGGTTCTTCGCCCTCCAGAACGACATCGACGACCACGCCATGATGCTGCTTCTCGACCTCGCCACATTCTACGAGTTCATCCCCATCGACCAGACCGGCATTCCGTTCCCCGAGGCACTTCCGGCATGGAAAGTCGAGCCGGGTCACACCTACGCACTGGCAATCACATCGTGCAACGGATTGTGGCGTTATGCAATCGGCGACACGGTGACCGTAGAGAGTGTCGAGCCGCTCAAAATAACCATCGCGGGACGCGTCAAGCACTTCATCAACGCATTCGGCGAGGAGCTTATGGTACATAACGCCGACGCAGCCATTGCCCGCACATGCCATGATCTCGACTGCTCGATAGCCAACTACACGGCCGCTCCCGTCTATGCCGGCGACCACACCCGAGGCCGTCACGAGTGGCTCATCGAGTTCAACCGCCGACCGGCCGACATGAATCAGTTTGCCGCACTCCTCGACAAAAACCTGCAGGCCGAGAACTCCGACTATCAGGCCAAACGCACCGACGGCCTCTTCCTCGACCCGCTCACTGTAATCGAAGCCCGAAAAGGACTCTTTGACTCATGGCTTGCCTCGACCGGAAAGCTCGGCGGACAGCGCAAGGTGCCGCGACTGAGCAACGACCGTCACTTCATCGAACCCATGCTGAAATTCAACAACGACAACAAATAA
- a CDS encoding IS4 family transposase, giving the protein MNQGKYVFSQVIEFIPRYQFDKLVRLYKGDWHVKNLNSYNHLLHLLFGLLTGCDSLRDICLCLEAHSKMLYHLGFRKTVNHTSLSRANESRDYRIFEGLGIYLIGLVRPMYSKAKLSEITIDNVIYALDSTTISTSIKLATWALGKYSKGAVKMHTLLDLRGSIPANIHITDGKWHDSNELDMLSPEPFAFYVMDKAYVDFKALFRFHQSQAFWVSRPKENMKFMTIGQMEIPNAKSGIIEDSRIRVTGYKSSKLYPDDMRFVRVYDPDNDTIVDFISNNFEISALEISNLYRHRWDIEVFFKWIKQNIVVKTLWGFSENAVKIHLWTAVIAYLTVARIKADYKSCYSITEVATLIRISALERVELRQLLTKQDLSTNSNQNVKDISLFDDF; this is encoded by the coding sequence ATGAATCAGGGTAAGTATGTTTTCTCCCAGGTAATTGAATTTATACCGCGTTACCAGTTCGATAAGCTTGTAAGGCTGTATAAAGGAGATTGGCATGTAAAGAATCTCAACAGTTACAATCACCTCCTTCATCTGCTCTTCGGACTGTTGACGGGCTGTGATTCGCTACGAGACATCTGTCTATGTCTGGAGGCCCATTCAAAGATGCTATATCATCTCGGTTTTCGGAAAACAGTCAACCACACATCTTTGTCGCGGGCTAACGAAAGTCGGGACTATCGAATTTTTGAGGGACTGGGAATTTATCTAATAGGATTGGTAAGACCCATGTATTCAAAGGCTAAACTATCCGAGATAACCATAGACAACGTAATCTATGCGTTGGACTCCACAACCATATCAACCAGCATAAAACTTGCGACATGGGCATTGGGCAAATACAGCAAAGGCGCTGTAAAGATGCACACATTGCTTGATTTGCGTGGAAGCATACCGGCAAACATTCATATTACCGATGGAAAATGGCATGACAGCAACGAACTTGACATGCTTTCGCCGGAACCATTCGCATTCTATGTGATGGACAAGGCTTATGTTGACTTCAAGGCTTTGTTCAGATTCCATCAGTCACAGGCATTCTGGGTATCCCGTCCGAAAGAGAACATGAAGTTCATGACAATCGGGCAAATGGAAATCCCCAATGCAAAGTCAGGCATCATAGAAGACTCCCGTATTCGGGTAACCGGATATAAGTCGAGTAAACTCTATCCTGATGACATGCGGTTTGTACGAGTATATGACCCGGACAATGACACAATTGTGGATTTCATATCCAATAACTTTGAAATCAGTGCCTTGGAAATATCCAATCTCTACCGCCATCGCTGGGATATAGAAGTTTTCTTCAAATGGATCAAACAGAATATTGTCGTGAAGACCCTTTGGGGATTTTCCGAGAACGCGGTAAAAATCCATCTTTGGACTGCTGTCATTGCCTATCTTACGGTAGCTCGAATAAAGGCCGATTATAAAAGCTGCTATTCTATAACCGAAGTGGCGACCCTTATCAGAATCTCTGCTTTGGAACGTGTCGAGTTACGACAACTTCTAACCAAGCAAGACTTGTCAACCAATTCAAATCAAAATGTCAAAGATATCTCTTTATTTGATGATTTCTAA
- a CDS encoding alkaline phosphatase, which translates to MKIRYIILSVITLIASLSVSAKVRYVFYFIGDGMGMGHVNTTQYYNRMVLGNDTPLLMMQFPVASQAQTYSASAPITDSAAAGTALSTGSKTRNYTIGLAPDTIPPLISIARKLKDDGWGVAVLSSCAADDATPAAFYAHQVDRNMFYEINLDAAASGYDFLGGASLRGVRKPEQAKEVYSALKKAGYAITHNPDSVTLLGSDRVMLLADPDKRGNDNSIGYTVDSLQGAMTVAQMTQAALNHLMKQSPDQFFMMVEDGEIDHASHANDAGAAIKDILSFQDAIKVAYDFYKQHPDETLIIVTADHDTGGMAIGSRTNRVNLNLIDSQRISKDKFSDYCRSLIRNNESMSWDEMKKFLSDKLGFWTTVPITENETKDLQVLFDKAIVARESQDQRTLYNNFNQFAVKVFDLFNSHVGTSFISGNHTANPVPVFAIGAGADNFKKALNNIEIPLLIYDLTR; encoded by the coding sequence ATGAAAATACGTTACATAATCCTAAGCGTAATCACATTGATTGCATCGCTCTCGGTAAGCGCAAAAGTACGTTATGTGTTCTACTTCATCGGCGACGGTATGGGCATGGGCCATGTAAACACCACCCAGTACTACAACCGCATGGTGCTCGGCAACGACACTCCGCTGCTCATGATGCAGTTTCCCGTAGCTTCACAGGCTCAAACCTACTCCGCATCGGCACCCATCACCGACTCGGCCGCAGCCGGTACAGCACTGTCAACCGGAAGCAAGACACGCAACTACACCATAGGTCTTGCTCCCGACACCATACCCCCCCTCATCTCAATAGCACGCAAACTCAAGGACGACGGATGGGGCGTGGCCGTACTATCGTCATGTGCCGCCGACGATGCGACCCCCGCGGCATTTTATGCCCATCAGGTCGACCGAAACATGTTCTATGAAATCAATCTTGACGCTGCAGCATCGGGCTACGACTTCCTCGGTGGAGCAAGCCTGCGTGGGGTGCGCAAACCCGAACAGGCCAAGGAGGTTTACTCCGCTCTTAAGAAAGCCGGATATGCAATAACCCACAACCCCGACAGCGTTACGCTCTTGGGTTCCGACCGCGTTATGCTCCTCGCCGACCCCGACAAGCGAGGCAACGACAACTCCATAGGCTATACGGTCGATTCACTTCAGGGGGCAATGACAGTGGCTCAAATGACTCAGGCCGCTCTCAACCACCTCATGAAGCAGTCGCCCGACCAATTCTTCATGATGGTCGAGGACGGTGAAATAGACCATGCTTCCCACGCCAACGACGCCGGAGCTGCAATAAAGGATATACTAAGCTTTCAGGATGCCATAAAGGTGGCCTATGACTTCTATAAGCAACACCCCGACGAAACACTGATAATCGTGACTGCCGACCACGACACCGGCGGCATGGCAATCGGAAGCCGCACCAACAGAGTAAACCTGAACCTCATCGACTCACAGCGCATAAGCAAGGACAAATTCTCGGACTACTGTCGCTCGCTCATTCGCAACAACGAGTCAATGTCATGGGACGAAATGAAAAAATTCCTTTCCGACAAACTCGGATTCTGGACCACGGTACCCATCACCGAAAATGAAACCAAGGACCTGCAGGTGCTCTTTGACAAGGCAATCGTGGCTCGCGAAAGTCAGGACCAAAGAACCCTTTACAACAACTTCAACCAGTTTGCCGTAAAGGTGTTTGACCTGTTCAACTCACATGTAGGCACAAGCTTCATAAGCGGCAACCACACTGCCAATCCCGTTCCCGTATTTGCCATAGGAGCAGGAGCCGACAACTTCAAGAAGGCACTCAACAACATCGAAATCCCATTGTTGATCTACGATTTGACACGCTGA
- a CDS encoding tetratricopeptide repeat protein, producing the protein MLKFSFNDTMKLCMAVVLLVGCASANAAVTRDYDAIATKAARFFHYREWTNAAAMYELMIEDSAKVCDTYAHAIVTAGMRNLPDYEMSLLERAQSQLIPLDSVFQGVRRVSFSIGQSSLYENFLLLVKERQPWLTRSIEKQLLSYYVFRCNAPEIIRYSRIMLSGAPDNVAFMNNLAYGYMLSGDEEQGITTYKEILKLHPDNYDALLVLGNYYRQKGDMAQSREYLERALTIKATPYVSELLGIGVDKH; encoded by the coding sequence ATGTTGAAATTTTCATTTAACGACACGATGAAGTTGTGTATGGCCGTTGTGCTGCTGGTGGGTTGTGCATCGGCCAATGCTGCCGTTACGCGCGATTATGATGCAATAGCCACAAAAGCGGCGCGATTTTTTCATTATCGCGAATGGACCAATGCTGCGGCAATGTACGAGCTTATGATAGAGGATAGTGCGAAAGTATGTGACACCTACGCCCATGCCATAGTGACGGCGGGGATGCGTAATTTGCCCGACTATGAGATGTCGCTTCTGGAGCGCGCCCAATCGCAGTTGATTCCGCTTGACTCGGTGTTTCAGGGTGTCAGGAGAGTGAGTTTCTCTATCGGTCAGTCGTCGTTATATGAGAATTTCCTTTTGCTTGTGAAGGAGCGTCAGCCTTGGCTCACCCGAAGCATCGAGAAGCAACTCCTGAGCTATTACGTGTTTCGATGTAACGCTCCCGAGATAATACGTTATAGCCGGATAATGCTGTCGGGGGCTCCCGACAATGTAGCCTTCATGAACAATCTGGCCTACGGATACATGCTTTCAGGCGATGAGGAGCAGGGCATAACCACCTATAAGGAAATATTGAAGCTGCATCCCGATAATTATGACGCGCTGCTTGTGCTCGGCAACTATTACCGGCAGAAGGGCGACATGGCACAGTCGCGTGAATATCTGGAAAGAGCCCTGACAATAAAGGCTACGCCTTATGTGTCAGAGCTCCTTGGTATCGGTGTCGACAAGCACTGA